One part of the Actinomyces howellii genome encodes these proteins:
- a CDS encoding ABC transporter permease translates to MSTVPTPLAVAVPRPEPSAATPEAGPRRISRGSLYWRRFRRNRMAMVGLVILALLVLFALLGGLFAQHHYQDTDFLALDSPPSAEHWFGTNGGGNDLYAQVVHGLRISLVIAITVSAATTFISAFVGSVAAYLGGRAERAILALIHFLLIVPSFLLVALIVASQGGDWKVLIVVLILFGWMYYARIIWSLAMSIREREYVMAARYMGVGGVTIVLRHIIPNIGSLLVVNLTLGVVSTVMGETGLSFLGLGVKPPNVSLGTLLGSGVNQVTASPWLFYFPAGALTLLTVSMAFISDGLRDALDPSSAAGGHA, encoded by the coding sequence ATGAGCACGGTACCAACGCCCCTAGCCGTGGCAGTGCCACGGCCCGAGCCCAGTGCGGCGACTCCGGAGGCAGGACCTCGACGCATCTCCCGCGGGAGTCTGTACTGGCGTCGTTTCCGGCGCAACCGGATGGCGATGGTCGGGCTGGTGATTCTCGCCCTGCTCGTCCTCTTCGCGCTCCTGGGCGGGCTGTTTGCCCAGCACCACTATCAGGACACCGACTTCCTGGCCCTCGACTCGCCTCCTAGCGCGGAGCACTGGTTCGGGACCAATGGCGGGGGCAACGACCTCTACGCGCAGGTTGTCCACGGCCTGCGCATCTCCCTGGTCATCGCGATCACGGTCTCGGCGGCGACGACCTTCATCTCGGCCTTCGTCGGCTCCGTCGCCGCTTACCTCGGAGGCAGGGCCGAGCGTGCCATCCTCGCGCTTATCCACTTCCTCCTCATCGTCCCGAGCTTCCTGCTCGTCGCGCTCATCGTGGCCAGCCAGGGCGGGGACTGGAAGGTGCTCATCGTTGTCCTCATCCTGTTCGGATGGATGTACTACGCACGGATCATCTGGTCGTTGGCGATGTCGATCCGCGAGCGCGAGTACGTCATGGCGGCCCGCTATATGGGAGTGGGGGGCGTGACCATCGTCCTGCGACACATCATCCCGAATATCGGTTCGCTCCTCGTCGTCAACCTCACCCTGGGCGTCGTCTCGACCGTCATGGGCGAGACGGGCCTGTCCTTCCTCGGGCTGGGGGTCAAGCCGCCCAACGTGTCGCTGGGCACGCTCCTGGGATCGGGGGTCAACCAGGTGACTGCTTCGCCGTGGTTGTTCTACTTCCCCGCCGGGGCGCTGACCCTGCTGACGGTGTCCATGGCCTTCATATCCGACGGTCTGCGCGACGCGCTCGACCCCAGCTCCGCCGCGGGAGGCCACGCATGA
- a CDS encoding dipeptide ABC transporter ATP-binding protein, which produces MTQQLSTPTSAPVLAVRDLAVAFPSETGRVDAVRGLSFDLMPGRTLGIVGESGSGKSVSSMAIMGLLPESAKVTGSVRLAGKEILGLSDREMSAHRGVDIGMVFQDPLSALTPVFTVGDQIVEALRVHQDIDRARAWERAVELLDLVGIPNPRRRAKAFPHEFSGGMRQRVVIALAIANDPRIIIADEPTTALDVTIQAQILEVLKTAQRETDAAVILITHDMGVVANAADDVVVMYAGRPVEQASVHELFGAPRMPYTIGLLAAVPRPDRKKDAPLVPIEGNPPVLIDLPPGCPFRPRCPVAVEQCGVQEPDLVQVSAGTEGDGVHAAACVRAREIDDGLIDGEPLFAPPPPPEDIMEGVARSERDVVLRAEGLSKQFPLMKGTVLKRRVGTVYAVSDVSFELRRGETLSIVGESGSGKTTTLLEIMDLGASSTSGVLELGGRDVTAMSRTERRRARRGIQMVFQDPMGALDPRLTIYDIIAEPLRAFGYDGDLEARVDELMRLVGLDPTQAVRFPGNFSGGQRQRIGLARALASKPDVIVLDEPVSALDVSIQAGMINLLDELRARLGVSYVFVAHDLSVVRHISTHVAVMYLGRFVESGQVGEVFDNPAHPYTRALLSAIPVPDPVVERAREHIVLEGDLPSPTEEVVGCAFAQRCPVLRTLDEPDRRRCREERPRARVLRPGHEVACHWAERSLPEPRSRQ; this is translated from the coding sequence ATGACCCAGCAACTGAGCACACCGACGAGCGCGCCGGTCCTGGCCGTCCGGGACCTGGCGGTCGCCTTCCCCTCCGAGACCGGACGGGTCGACGCCGTGCGCGGTCTGTCCTTCGACCTCATGCCCGGGCGAACGCTGGGGATCGTCGGGGAGTCTGGATCGGGCAAGTCCGTGTCGTCCATGGCGATCATGGGGCTGCTGCCGGAGTCGGCGAAGGTGACAGGATCCGTCCGTCTGGCCGGCAAGGAGATCCTGGGGCTGAGTGACCGGGAGATGTCAGCGCATCGGGGCGTGGACATCGGTATGGTCTTCCAGGACCCGCTGTCGGCCCTCACCCCGGTGTTCACCGTCGGAGACCAGATCGTCGAGGCCCTCCGGGTGCACCAGGACATCGACCGTGCGCGGGCCTGGGAGCGCGCCGTCGAGCTGCTCGACCTCGTGGGGATTCCCAACCCCAGGCGGCGGGCCAAGGCCTTCCCGCACGAGTTCTCCGGCGGTATGAGGCAGCGCGTCGTCATCGCCCTTGCGATCGCGAACGACCCGCGGATCATCATCGCCGACGAGCCGACCACCGCCCTCGACGTGACGATCCAGGCCCAGATACTCGAGGTGCTCAAGACGGCGCAGCGTGAGACGGACGCGGCGGTCATCCTCATTACCCATGACATGGGCGTGGTCGCCAACGCGGCGGATGACGTCGTCGTCATGTACGCGGGCAGGCCGGTCGAGCAGGCGAGCGTGCACGAGCTCTTCGGCGCGCCACGCATGCCCTACACGATCGGGCTGCTCGCGGCGGTGCCGCGGCCCGATCGCAAGAAGGACGCGCCTCTCGTGCCGATCGAGGGCAACCCTCCGGTGCTCATCGACCTGCCTCCCGGGTGCCCGTTCCGGCCCCGGTGCCCGGTGGCGGTCGAGCAGTGCGGCGTGCAGGAGCCCGACCTGGTCCAGGTCTCAGCAGGCACTGAGGGCGACGGTGTGCACGCGGCCGCCTGCGTGCGCGCCCGGGAGATCGACGACGGGCTGATCGACGGCGAGCCGCTGTTTGCGCCACCGCCTCCTCCCGAGGACATCATGGAGGGTGTGGCGCGCTCCGAGCGCGACGTCGTCCTGCGCGCCGAGGGCCTGTCCAAGCAGTTCCCCCTCATGAAGGGCACGGTGCTCAAGAGGAGGGTCGGGACGGTCTACGCCGTCAGTGACGTCTCCTTCGAGCTGAGGCGGGGAGAGACCCTGTCGATCGTCGGGGAGTCGGGGTCGGGTAAGACGACGACCCTCCTCGAGATCATGGACCTGGGGGCCTCGAGCACGAGCGGCGTGCTCGAGCTCGGGGGCAGGGACGTCACGGCCATGTCCCGCACCGAGCGCAGACGCGCACGCCGGGGCATCCAGATGGTCTTCCAGGACCCGATGGGGGCGCTCGACCCGCGTCTGACGATCTACGACATCATCGCCGAGCCACTGCGGGCCTTCGGCTACGACGGTGACCTCGAGGCACGCGTCGATGAGCTCATGCGCCTCGTCGGTCTGGACCCCACCCAGGCGGTGCGCTTTCCCGGCAACTTCTCTGGAGGCCAGCGCCAGCGCATCGGCCTGGCCCGGGCTCTGGCCTCCAAGCCCGACGTCATCGTCCTTGACGAGCCGGTCTCCGCCCTGGACGTGTCGATCCAGGCGGGCATGATCAACCTCCTCGACGAGCTGCGTGCCAGGCTCGGCGTCTCCTATGTCTTCGTCGCACACGACCTGTCGGTCGTGCGACACATCTCGACCCACGTGGCGGTCATGTACCTGGGCAGATTCGTGGAGTCCGGGCAGGTGGGGGAGGTCTTCGACAACCCCGCCCACCCCTACACCCGCGCTCTCCTGTCGGCGATCCCGGTGCCCGATCCCGTCGTCGAGCGCGCCAGGGAGCACATCGTCCTCGAAGGCGACCTTCCCAGCCCGACCGAGGAGGTCGTCGGCTGCGCCTTCGCCCAGCGCTGCCCCGTCCTGCGCACGCTCGACGAGCCCGACCGACGGCGCTGCCGCGAGGAGCGCCCCCGCGCCCGCGTGCTCCGCCCCGGCCACGAGGTCGCCTGCCACTGGGCGGAGCGCAGCCTTCCAGAGCCCCGCTCCCGGCAGTGA
- a CDS encoding twin-arginine translocation signal domain-containing protein, whose protein sequence is MKRRTFILGTSTLGAAAVLAACSSGSSGDSATTTTEVPAADYEAATYDEIKNGGTYNVALQELGEQQNPFHGNASGYATDVWYWYNPQFALYSPEGEWSFNPDYFTDVTAEEVDSNTVVTYTIRDEATWNDGTAID, encoded by the coding sequence ATGAAGAGACGGACATTCATCCTCGGAACATCGACCCTGGGCGCGGCCGCGGTGCTCGCCGCCTGCAGCTCCGGCTCCTCCGGGGACTCGGCGACGACGACGACCGAGGTTCCCGCGGCGGACTACGAGGCGGCGACCTACGACGAGATCAAGAACGGGGGCACCTACAACGTGGCCCTCCAGGAGCTGGGGGAGCAGCAGAACCCCTTCCACGGCAACGCCTCCGGTTACGCCACGGACGTGTGGTACTGGTACAACCCCCAGTTCGCGCTCTACAGCCCGGAGGGAGAGTGGAGCTTCAACCCCGACTACTTCACGGACGTGACCGCCGAGGAGGTCGACTCCAACACGGTCGTGACCTACACGATCCGGGATGAGGCGACGTGGAACGACGGTACGGCCATCGACTGA
- a CDS encoding HARBI1 family protein, whose amino-acid sequence MRTLARDAGISIATAYRYLHEALQVISSQAPDLIEVITQLRHKGEPFVCLDGTLIRTDRVAARTERGNHSWYSGKHKAFGGNVQVITDHTGFPVWVSPVEPGSTHDLTAARAHALPALYKAASQGMPTLADKGYIGAGIGVLTPVKGARPCPDDATYNHLHASLRSPAERANAMLKHFKALQHVTLDPHTITHITATALVIISLNKQPR is encoded by the coding sequence ATGCGCACCCTGGCCCGAGACGCCGGCATCTCGATCGCCACCGCCTACAGGTACCTGCATGAGGCCCTCCAGGTCATCTCCTCCCAGGCCCCTGACCTGATCGAGGTCATCACCCAGCTGCGCCACAAGGGTGAGCCTTTCGTGTGCCTGGATGGCACCCTGATCCGCACCGACAGGGTCGCAGCCCGCACCGAACGGGGCAACCACTCGTGGTACTCGGGCAAGCACAAGGCCTTCGGGGGCAACGTCCAGGTCATCACCGACCACACCGGATTCCCGGTGTGGGTCTCGCCGGTCGAGCCGGGCTCGACCCACGACCTGACCGCTGCGCGCGCCCACGCGCTGCCCGCCCTGTACAAGGCCGCCTCCCAGGGCATGCCCACCCTGGCCGACAAGGGCTACATCGGCGCCGGCATCGGCGTGCTCACACCCGTCAAGGGCGCCAGACCCTGCCCCGACGACGCCACCTACAACCATCTGCACGCCAGTCTGCGCTCGCCTGCCGAGAGGGCCAATGCCATGCTCAAGCACTTCAAGGCCCTCCAACACGTCACCCTCGACCCGCACACCATCACCCACATCACCGCCACAGCCCTCGTCATCATCAGCCTCAACAAACAACCCCGGTGA
- a CDS encoding IS256 family transposase codes for MTVTDEKTGPAGGRGVVEDLVASGGLDGLFERIDSGEVGLTGADGLLPALLKEALERGLQAELTEHLGYDKGEQAPVARGNARNGTTVKTISSEVGSFEIEVPRDRAGSFTPRLVRKGQRRMDGLDSMIISLYAGGMTVREIRHHLESTLGVELSVGTISRITDAVAEAVLDWQRRPLEEFYPVVYLDAIRVKVRVDHRVTTRSAHIAVGVDMDGIKHVLGIWVQAEEGASFWAHVCAELANRGVKDVLIVCCDGLTGLPEAIEATWPDSMVQTCVVHLIRASMRFVAYQDRKKVAAALKQVYAAPSEEAALEALAAFSSSPLGDKYPETVATWDRAWERFTPFLAFPPMLRRVIYTTNSIESLNYQLRKISKNRGHFPSDEAAVKLLWLAICNIEDKRARERDKDRNLPADKRKAKPRVVEGRITTNWKQALAQLATAYPDRINPHL; via the coding sequence ATGACTGTGACTGATGAGAAGACTGGTCCTGCTGGTGGGCGGGGCGTGGTTGAGGATCTTGTTGCCTCGGGTGGCTTGGACGGGTTGTTCGAGCGGATCGACTCGGGTGAGGTGGGGTTGACGGGCGCCGACGGGCTGCTGCCGGCCCTGCTCAAGGAGGCCCTGGAGCGGGGTCTGCAGGCTGAGCTGACGGAGCATCTTGGCTACGACAAGGGCGAGCAGGCGCCGGTGGCTCGTGGCAACGCCCGCAACGGCACCACGGTCAAGACGATCAGCTCTGAGGTCGGCTCGTTCGAGATCGAGGTCCCCCGCGACAGGGCCGGCAGCTTCACGCCGCGGCTGGTCAGGAAGGGGCAGCGGCGGATGGACGGTCTGGACTCGATGATCATCAGCCTGTACGCCGGTGGTATGACGGTGCGCGAGATCCGCCACCACCTGGAGTCCACGCTCGGTGTGGAGCTGTCGGTGGGGACGATCAGCAGGATCACGGACGCCGTGGCCGAGGCGGTCCTGGACTGGCAGCGCCGCCCGCTGGAGGAGTTCTACCCGGTGGTCTACCTCGACGCGATCCGCGTCAAGGTCCGCGTCGACCACAGGGTCACCACCCGCTCGGCCCACATCGCCGTGGGTGTGGACATGGACGGGATCAAGCACGTCCTGGGTATCTGGGTCCAGGCCGAGGAGGGCGCCTCGTTCTGGGCGCACGTGTGCGCCGAGCTGGCCAACAGGGGCGTCAAGGACGTGCTGATCGTGTGCTGTGACGGGCTGACCGGCCTGCCCGAGGCGATCGAGGCGACCTGGCCCGACTCCATGGTCCAGACCTGCGTGGTGCACCTGATCCGTGCCTCCATGAGGTTCGTGGCCTACCAGGACCGTAAGAAGGTCGCCGCTGCTCTCAAGCAGGTCTACGCCGCCCCCAGTGAGGAGGCCGCCCTGGAGGCCCTGGCGGCCTTCAGCAGCTCTCCCCTGGGGGACAAGTACCCCGAGACGGTGGCGACCTGGGACAGGGCGTGGGAGCGTTTCACCCCGTTCCTGGCGTTCCCGCCGATGCTGCGCCGGGTCATCTACACGACCAACAGCATCGAGTCGCTCAACTACCAGCTACGCAAGATCTCCAAGAACCGGGGCCACTTCCCCAGCGACGAGGCCGCTGTCAAGCTGCTGTGGCTGGCGATCTGCAACATCGAGGACAAGCGGGCACGAGAACGCGACAAGGACAGGAACCTGCCCGCGGACAAGCGCAAGGCCAAGCCACGCGTGGTCGAGGGCCGGATCACCACCAACTGGAAACAAGCCCTCGCCCAGCTCGCCACCGCCTACCCCGACCGAATCAACCCCCACCTCTGA
- a CDS encoding ABC transporter family substrate-binding protein — MRKPHWTAFETTWKANNGQDTAYKPSSTDGYERIPSVSQGATPKQAVVTFNGAFAWWQGLFNLMLHPAVSSAELFDSAYLNQLRPEYGAGPYKVSSVDFQQGSVVFVPNEAWWGDPGKLESVTCRVMEAQASLNAFLNGEVDVAAVVTKDSYTKVKAMDGVTIRTGRLPFTILYMLNSESDGLDDARVREAIFRSIDRTTWSKVRYQGIDYSETPPGSFLLFPFQEGYEDNFSKACGYDPEKAAALLEEAGWAKNSSGIYEKDGTTLSLRLPLLGDDETMKAVTTALQSMLKDNGIEVTIQARATSEFSSVYTNKDFDIFAMSFAASDPFGVAYFKQIYGSDSTLNLSGTGTPELDEKIAALQDIADETEQIKAANELEVEALKLFGIIPMANGPSKVAVKDGLVNVGAVGFGRYGIAKQLIGWKA; from the coding sequence GTGAGAAAACCTCACTGGACCGCATTCGAGACGACCTGGAAGGCCAACAACGGTCAGGACACCGCCTACAAGCCCTCGTCGACCGACGGCTACGAGCGCATCCCCTCAGTGAGCCAGGGGGCCACGCCCAAGCAGGCGGTCGTCACCTTCAACGGCGCCTTCGCATGGTGGCAGGGCCTGTTCAACCTCATGCTCCACCCCGCGGTGTCCTCGGCCGAGCTGTTCGACTCCGCCTACCTCAACCAGCTGCGTCCCGAGTACGGAGCTGGCCCCTACAAGGTCTCCTCGGTCGACTTCCAGCAGGGATCGGTCGTCTTCGTCCCCAACGAGGCCTGGTGGGGCGACCCCGGCAAGCTCGAGTCGGTCACCTGCCGCGTCATGGAGGCCCAGGCGTCTCTCAACGCCTTCCTCAACGGGGAGGTCGACGTCGCCGCCGTCGTCACGAAGGACAGCTACACGAAGGTCAAGGCGATGGACGGCGTGACGATCCGCACCGGGCGCCTGCCCTTCACGATCCTCTACATGCTCAACTCCGAGTCCGATGGCCTCGACGACGCCCGGGTCCGTGAGGCGATCTTCCGCTCGATCGACCGGACCACGTGGTCCAAGGTGCGATACCAGGGAATCGACTACTCCGAGACGCCCCCGGGCTCGTTCCTCCTGTTTCCCTTCCAGGAGGGCTACGAGGACAACTTCTCCAAGGCCTGCGGTTATGACCCCGAGAAGGCCGCCGCTCTGCTCGAGGAGGCCGGCTGGGCGAAGAACTCCTCGGGCATCTACGAGAAGGACGGCACGACGCTCTCCCTGCGCCTGCCGCTGCTTGGCGACGACGAGACGATGAAGGCCGTGACGACCGCCCTGCAGTCGATGCTCAAGGACAACGGAATCGAGGTGACGATCCAAGCGAGGGCCACATCGGAGTTCTCGAGCGTCTACACGAACAAGGACTTCGACATCTTCGCCATGTCCTTCGCCGCCTCCGACCCCTTCGGGGTGGCGTACTTCAAGCAGATCTACGGCTCGGACTCGACCCTCAACCTCTCGGGGACCGGTACCCCGGAGCTGGACGAGAAGATCGCCGCGCTGCAGGACATCGCCGACGAGACCGAGCAGATCAAGGCCGCCAACGAGCTGGAGGTCGAGGCCCTCAAGCTCTTCGGCATCATCCCGATGGCCAACGGACCGTCGAAGGTCGCCGTCAAGGACGGTCTCGTCAACGTTGGAGCCGTCGGCTTCGGGCGCTACGGCATCGCCAAGCAGCTCATCGGCTGGAAGGCCTGA
- the typA gene encoding translational GTPase TypA translates to MPVRQDLRNVAIVAHVDHGKTTLVDAMLWEAGAFGSRATQENTAERVMDSGELEREKGITILAKNTAVHYAGPAAQEAGLTDGVTINVVDTPGHADFGGEVERGLSMVDGVVLLVDASEGPLPQTRFVLRKALAANLPVILVVNKVDRPDSRLSEVVSEATDLLLSLASDLADENPDIDLDAVLDVPVVYASAKARRADTVQPPDGQMPASADLEPLFRTIIERIPGPSYEEGAPLQAHVTNLDASPFLGRLALLRIRAGVLRKGQTVAWARHDGTLSQVKVSELLVTEGLDRKPAEEARAGDIVAVAGIEDITIGESLVDPDDPRPLPLITVDDPAISMTIGINTSPMAGRTRGARVTARQVKDRLDRELVGNVSLRVLPTERPDAWEVQGRGELALAILVEQMRREGFELTVGKPQVVTRTIDGVRHEPVERMTIDVPEEHLGAVTQLMAARKGRMETMTNHGTGWIRMEFLVPARGLIGFRTQFLTETRGTGIASSIAEGYEPWAGSIVSRTTGSLVSDRAGSVTAYALIRLQDRGTFFVEPTQETYEGQVVGENPRNEDMDVNVVREKQQTNMRSSTADSFEGLVPPRRLTLEEALEFASEDECVEVTPDAVRIRKTILDSQERFRANARRRRSEA, encoded by the coding sequence ATGCCTGTGCGCCAGGACCTGCGCAACGTCGCGATCGTCGCCCACGTCGACCACGGGAAGACGACGCTCGTCGACGCCATGCTCTGGGAGGCCGGCGCCTTCGGGAGCCGTGCCACCCAGGAGAACACTGCCGAGCGCGTCATGGACTCCGGTGAGCTGGAACGGGAGAAGGGCATCACGATCCTGGCCAAGAACACCGCCGTCCACTACGCGGGCCCCGCGGCCCAGGAGGCGGGACTGACCGACGGGGTGACCATCAACGTCGTCGACACCCCCGGTCACGCCGACTTCGGTGGAGAGGTCGAGCGCGGCCTGTCGATGGTGGACGGCGTCGTCCTGCTCGTCGACGCCTCCGAGGGCCCGCTGCCCCAGACCCGGTTCGTCCTGCGCAAGGCCCTGGCGGCCAACCTCCCCGTCATCCTCGTGGTCAACAAGGTCGACCGCCCCGACTCGCGCCTGAGCGAGGTCGTCTCGGAGGCGACCGACCTCCTCCTGTCCCTGGCCTCGGACCTGGCCGACGAGAACCCCGACATCGACCTCGACGCCGTCCTCGACGTCCCTGTGGTCTACGCCTCGGCCAAGGCGCGGCGCGCCGACACCGTCCAGCCCCCTGACGGCCAGATGCCGGCCAGCGCCGACCTCGAGCCGCTGTTCCGCACGATCATCGAGCGGATCCCGGGCCCCTCCTACGAGGAGGGGGCCCCGTTGCAGGCCCACGTCACCAACCTCGACGCCTCGCCCTTCCTGGGACGCCTGGCGCTGCTGCGCATCCGGGCCGGCGTCCTGCGCAAGGGGCAGACCGTGGCCTGGGCGCGCCACGACGGGACCCTCAGCCAGGTCAAGGTCTCCGAGCTGCTCGTCACCGAGGGGCTGGACCGCAAGCCTGCCGAGGAGGCCCGGGCCGGTGACATCGTCGCGGTGGCCGGCATCGAGGACATCACGATCGGCGAGTCCCTCGTCGACCCCGACGATCCGCGGCCCCTGCCGCTCATCACCGTCGACGACCCCGCGATCTCCATGACGATCGGGATCAACACCTCTCCGATGGCGGGCAGGACGAGGGGGGCGAGGGTGACCGCCCGCCAGGTCAAGGACCGGCTCGACCGCGAGCTCGTCGGCAACGTCTCCCTGCGAGTGCTGCCCACAGAGCGCCCCGACGCCTGGGAGGTCCAGGGGCGTGGGGAGCTGGCCCTGGCGATCCTCGTCGAGCAGATGCGTCGCGAGGGCTTCGAGCTGACCGTCGGCAAGCCGCAGGTGGTCACCCGCACCATCGACGGCGTACGTCACGAGCCTGTCGAGCGCATGACCATCGACGTCCCTGAGGAGCACCTCGGGGCCGTCACCCAGCTCATGGCGGCCCGCAAGGGCCGCATGGAGACGATGACGAACCACGGGACCGGGTGGATCCGCATGGAGTTCCTCGTCCCCGCCCGGGGGCTCATCGGCTTCCGCACCCAGTTCCTCACCGAGACCCGGGGGACGGGTATCGCCTCGTCCATCGCCGAGGGCTACGAGCCGTGGGCCGGGTCGATCGTGTCCCGCACGACCGGCTCCCTCGTGTCGGACCGTGCCGGGAGCGTGACCGCCTACGCCCTCATCCGTCTGCAGGACCGGGGCACCTTCTTCGTCGAGCCGACCCAGGAGACCTACGAGGGCCAGGTCGTGGGGGAGAACCCGCGCAACGAGGACATGGACGTCAACGTCGTGCGCGAGAAGCAGCAGACGAACATGCGTTCCTCGACCGCGGACTCCTTCGAGGGCCTCGTCCCCCCGCGTCGCCTCACCCTCGAGGAGGCCCTCGAGTTCGCCTCCGAGGACGAGTGCGTCGAGGTGACGCCCGACGCGGTGCGCATCCGCAAGACGATCCTGGACTCCCAAGAACGCTTCCGCGCCAACGCCCGCCGGCGGCGCTCCGAGGCCTGA